In one window of Mytilus galloprovincialis chromosome 6, xbMytGall1.hap1.1, whole genome shotgun sequence DNA:
- the LOC143078850 gene encoding uncharacterized protein YfbL-like, translated as MLKGSHFGTAYDKMIAIGAHYDTVNTTKGVDDNGSGVVTMLEVARQITTINRKGTKRKNTIMFAAFDLKEENCKGSELLLDSWLEPWLFKNYGQAAELLESHGVFILDSVMNYNVSIKSQTSLPNMKSLFPETFSSISKDNYKGDFLAMVYRNPTSDLVLANMFKAKWKEANREQFELETFPLPFEEYSELPEKQQLNYRYFMKSDHASFWDYEVPAIYLTDTYNYRGVMAACYHRPCDDASMILSDDNLKFLGKTADVLTMTINQLSDPYQGTNEASRCNQQTLLITLMYLIYTNIIQCL; from the exons ATGCTGAAAGGTAGCCATTTCGGTACGGCTTATGACAAGATGATAGCCATTGGTGCTCATTATGATACAGTTAACACTACAAAAG GTGTGGATGACAACGGCTCAGGTGTAGTTACCATGTTGGAAGTTGCCCGGCAAATAACAACAATAAACAGGAAGGGGACAAAAAGGAAAAATACAATCATGTTTGCTGCTTTTGACCTGAAAGAAGAAA ATTGCAAAGGCAGTGAATTATTACTCGACTCATGGCTAGAACCTTGGTTATTTAAGAACTATGGACAAGCAGCTGAATTACTGGAATCGCATGGTGTTTTTATTTTGGACTCAGTAATGAATTATAACGTTTCCATCAAATCGCAGACTAGTCTACCAAATATGAAAAGTTTA TTTCCAGAAACATTTTCCAGTATATCGAAAGACAATTACAAAGGAGACTTCTTAGCTATGGTTTATAGAAATCCGACTTCAGATTTGGTACTGGCAAACATGTTTAAAGCAAAGTGGAAAGAGGCAAACAGAGAACAGTTTGAACTGGAAACTTTCCCTCTGCCGTTTGAGGAATACAGCGAATTACCAGAGAAACAGCAGTTGAATTATCGATATTTTATGAAAAGTGATCATGCGAGTTTCTGGGATTACGAAGTACCAGCTATATATCTGACAGATACTT ATAATTACCGAGGTGTAATGGCAGCGTGCTATCACAGGCCATGCGACGATGCATCGATGATTCTTTCTGACGACAATCTTAAATTCCTTGGTAAAACTGCTGACGTTCTTACTATGACAATAAACCAGTTGTCAGATCCTTATCAAG GGACAAATGAAGCAAGTCGATGTAACCAACAGACTTTACTGATCACACTCATGTATTTGATATATACGAATATAATACAGTGTCTTTAA